ATGCTCGTGGGTGATGAGGTCAACATCATTCTGGAAATTGAAGTAATCAAAGAAAAGACAGTCGAAAAAGTGAAACAAGAAAAAGAATAATGTGATAGGGGGGAATGTGTGGTAACCGTCTGCATGTTCCCTGTGAGTATTAACGAGGAAATCTGAACAGTGAAGATTTGGTGAGGCCATATCATGATAACCCAATCGGTAACCTCAGAACATTTTCCTCAAAGGGTTCTGCCAATTCCAGATACCTTCACCCTGGGCACAGATCCTTCGCGGTAAGCTGAGGAGGACAGGCTGCTTGAGGCTTGTCAGCCAACAGGGTAATCAGTGAGAAGAGAAATTTGGTAGCGATAGCCAAGTTTGCGGGTTGAATGGACTCCAGGGTATCAGATGGTTGATGAAAATGGGGGTGCCTGCCGCTGCTGACAACTGTTACGGTCGGCACCCCGGCCTCAAAAAATGGGACATGATCGCCACCTGGGAAATACCCATACAAATGAATCTTGTCACCCAATTCCGCCCGGTCGGCTGCTTGCTGAGCCAGCATCTTATCCATTCGAGTGATTCCAACCGTTAGTGTTCCATCCCCCGCTCCTAGATGATCAAGGTTGATCATGGCGACCGTTCGATCCAATGGAAAGGCGGGATGGCTGACATAGAGCACCGATCCTAGTAGGCCTCGTTCTTCTCCGTCAAAAGACACGAAAAGCACGGTCCGTTTCGGTGAGATGGCGCTTTGGGAGAGCATTCTGGTCAGTTCCAACATCACTGATGTGCCGGATGCATTGTCATCGGCTCCAGGAAATAACAAGCCGGCTTGCTGGCCAAAGTGGTCGCGATGCGCACCGATGAGAATGACTTCTTCGCGTAGCTCCTGATCGCGACCCGGTAACATGCCGATGACATTGGTCAGCGTTCCGGGCTGACTGTGGCTATCCCAATGGAATTGGACCAGAATCGGAAGGGGTCTGCTACGAAATGTCCGGATATCGTTGGCGGCCTGTTGCAAGGCTTCGAGCGAGTCATTGGCTGCATTCAAGGCCTGGTCGAGAAGTTTCCCATGGATCCATGCCCCAGGGATGGGGCGGTTATCGGGTGTTTCCCCATAGATGGCTAAAGGACCATGCCCCAGACCTTTGCGGGCTTCATAACGACCGAGTAGTGGACCGGTTACCGTCAAATAACCTACCGCGCCTCTTTCTTTGGCGATGGCCGCTTTTTCTTCATGCGTGACCCACCCCGGGTAGGAAGGAGGTTTCCCCCGAAGAAATAGGACGATGCGATTGTCGACATTCATCCCTTGATATTCATCTATTCCGCGGGCAGGGTCGACAACGCCGTATCCCACAAAGACGACTTTGGCTGTGGTTCTGGTGGAAGGAGAATCCAGGATTGGAAGAAACTCCTGTCCTGGAACAAGTGACATCGTCATTGGCCTCCCGTTCGCGCCCATCAGGGAAAGGGT
Above is a window of Candidatus Nitrospira neomarina DNA encoding:
- a CDS encoding M28 family peptidase; translation: MLRFPIVQMLIGLALTTPVLGFDPQPSSSPSIPLVIGNIIQDIRELSHPSYQGRQAGTDGSLQAADYLVDRFRSLGLQPANHVTKHEQDFHWLQQRFMTAVQLLEPSTLTLSLMGANGRPMTMSLVPGQEFLPILDSPSTRTTAKVVFVGYGVVDPARGIDEYQGMNVDNRIVLFLRGKPPSYPGWVTHEEKAAIAKERGAVGYLTVTGPLLGRYEARKGLGHGPLAIYGETPDNRPIPGAWIHGKLLDQALNAANDSLEALQQAANDIRTFRSRPLPILVQFHWDSHSQPGTLTNVIGMLPGRDQELREEVILIGAHRDHFGQQAGLLFPGADDNASGTSVMLELTRMLSQSAISPKRTVLFVSFDGEERGLLGSVLYVSHPAFPLDRTVAMINLDHLGAGDGTLTVGITRMDKMLAQQAADRAELGDKIHLYGYFPGGDHVPFFEAGVPTVTVVSSGRHPHFHQPSDTLESIQPANLAIATKFLFSLITLLADKPQAACPPQLTAKDLCPG